The following coding sequences lie in one Psychrilyobacter atlanticus DSM 19335 genomic window:
- the udk gene encoding uridine kinase: MNNCIFVGVAGGSGSGKTTVAHNLIKAFKSEDAVLVEQDAYYKELKDLSIEERAKVNFDHPKSIEFELIKKHLMDLKNGKSIDRPIYDFKTHSRKEKMVRINPSKIIVIEGILILSIPEIRDMLDVKIFVDTDADEMLLRRIERDINERGRTFDSVKKQYLQTVKPMYLEFCEPSKRYADVIIPRGGENKIAINMIIAKLKRYLDKGSLS; the protein is encoded by the coding sequence ATGAATAACTGTATATTTGTAGGAGTAGCAGGGGGAAGTGGATCTGGAAAAACAACAGTTGCTCATAACCTGATAAAAGCATTTAAGTCAGAAGACGCAGTACTAGTTGAACAAGATGCATATTATAAAGAATTAAAGGACTTATCTATAGAGGAAAGAGCAAAAGTCAATTTTGATCATCCTAAGTCTATAGAATTTGAACTTATAAAGAAACATTTGATGGATTTAAAAAATGGAAAGTCTATAGACAGACCTATATATGATTTTAAAACTCATTCAAGAAAAGAAAAGATGGTAAGGATAAATCCATCTAAAATAATTGTTATAGAAGGGATTTTAATCCTATCTATTCCAGAGATAAGGGATATGTTAGATGTGAAGATCTTTGTCGATACTGACGCAGATGAGATGCTTTTAAGAAGGATCGAAAGAGACATCAATGAAAGAGGAAGAACTTTTGATTCAGTAAAAAAACAATATTTACAAACTGTAAAGCCAATGTATTTAGAGTTTTGTGAACCATCTAAAAGGTATGCTGATGTTATAATACCTAGGGGTGGAGAGAATAAAATAGCTATAAACATGATTATAGCTAAATTAAAGAGATATCTTGACAAAGGGAGTTTAAGTTAA
- a CDS encoding exodeoxyribonuclease III, producing the protein MNIYSWNVNGIRAIQKKGFVEWISKESPDILCIQETKAQIEQLEEKLTQIDGYKSYFFSAEKKGYSGVAVYTKVEPLNVRNMDIEEFDFEGRYIELEYKNFNLINCYFPNSQSEGKRLDYKLRFNKAIMKRCNELVDLGKNIILCGDLNVAHREIDLTNPKRNEKNPGYLPEERDWMTEFLESGYIDTFRYIQPEETKYSWWSYRFKSREKNTGWRIDYHIVNESFVNNIEDAIILNDVMGSDHCPVVLRVSVK; encoded by the coding sequence ATGAATATCTATTCTTGGAATGTCAATGGGATAAGAGCAATTCAAAAAAAAGGTTTTGTGGAATGGATTTCAAAAGAAAGTCCGGATATTCTATGTATTCAAGAAACAAAGGCACAAATAGAACAATTAGAGGAAAAATTAACTCAGATAGATGGATATAAATCTTATTTTTTTTCAGCTGAAAAAAAAGGATATTCAGGAGTTGCGGTATATACAAAAGTAGAGCCTTTGAATGTCAGAAATATGGATATTGAAGAATTTGATTTTGAAGGTAGATACATAGAATTAGAATATAAAAATTTTAATTTAATTAACTGTTATTTTCCTAACAGTCAGAGTGAGGGGAAACGATTAGATTATAAATTAAGGTTTAACAAAGCCATAATGAAAAGGTGTAATGAACTAGTTGATCTAGGGAAAAATATAATTTTATGTGGTGATTTAAATGTAGCACATAGGGAAATTGACTTAACTAACCCTAAAAGAAATGAAAAAAATCCAGGATACCTGCCTGAAGAAAGAGATTGGATGACTGAGTTTTTAGAATCTGGTTATATAGATACTTTTAGATATATTCAACCTGAAGAAACTAAATATTCGTGGTGGTCTTATAGGTTTAAAAGTAGGGAAAAAAACACTGGCTGGAGAATAGATTATCATATTGTTAATGAATCATTTGTAAATAATATAGAGGATGCCATTATATTAAATGATGTAATGGGATCTGATCATTGCCCTGTTGTATTAAGGGTATCAGTAAAATAG
- a CDS encoding STAS-like domain-containing protein, whose amino-acid sequence MVIVVKNFMDQDAEVLYLNIMNNLKRDVKITLDFKGIEKTTYDFLEKTVGRVVEQKGFESIQNNIRFRNVDTGIKEMLSKLIKDMNKK is encoded by the coding sequence ATGGTAATAGTCGTTAAAAATTTTATGGACCAAGATGCAGAAGTACTTTACTTAAATATTATGAACAACTTAAAAAGAGATGTAAAAATAACATTAGATTTTAAAGGAATTGAAAAAACTACTTATGATTTTTTAGAAAAAACGGTAGGAAGAGTAGTTGAACAAAAAGGATTTGAATCAATTCAAAATAACATTAGATTTAGAAATGTAGATACAGGTATAAAAGAGATGTTATCAAAATTAATTAAAGATATGAATAAAAAATAA
- a CDS encoding tRNA1(Val) (adenine(37)-N6)-methyltransferase encodes MTAKDGEKNKEISKSHENEVIIDFLNYSDMKIIQRNDYLNFSIDSVLISNFLTINKGRKNIMDLGTGNGVIPMLLSKRTNAKVVGIEIQDTSVDLACRNIILNKLESQVKIVKGDIKNIQSQFIDQSFDAVITNPPFFKFTGDKNQLNDLDQLTYARHEILINLEDIIKAGSYLLKFRGNFTMVHRADRLIDILELMKKYKIEPKRIRFCHTTRNKAAKIILIEGMKGAEAGLVIQPPLYINNDDGSYTEEILKMFGKI; translated from the coding sequence ATGACAGCAAAAGATGGGGAAAAAAATAAAGAAATAAGTAAAAGCCATGAAAATGAAGTTATTATAGATTTTTTAAATTATAGTGATATGAAAATAATTCAAAGAAATGACTACCTTAACTTCTCTATAGATTCAGTATTAATATCTAATTTTTTGACTATAAATAAAGGAAGAAAGAATATAATGGATTTAGGGACAGGAAATGGTGTAATTCCAATGCTTCTGTCAAAGAGAACTAATGCTAAGGTTGTAGGGATAGAAATCCAGGATACCTCAGTAGATCTGGCCTGTAGGAATATCATCCTTAATAAATTAGAATCACAGGTAAAGATCGTAAAAGGTGATATAAAAAATATACAATCACAATTTATAGATCAGAGTTTTGATGCAGTGATAACTAATCCACCTTTTTTTAAATTTACTGGAGATAAAAATCAATTGAATGATTTAGATCAATTGACTTATGCAAGGCATGAAATTTTAATTAATTTAGAAGATATAATAAAAGCTGGGAGTTATCTATTAAAATTCAGGGGAAACTTTACGATGGTCCATAGAGCAGACAGATTGATAGATATCTTAGAACTTATGAAGAAATATAAGATAGAGCCTAAGAGAATAAGATTTTGTCATACAACAAGAAATAAGGCTGCCAAAATAATATTAATTGAAGGAATGAAAGGTGCTGAAGCAGGTTTAGTAATCCAGCCACCTCTTTATATTAATAATGATGACGGTTCTTACACAGAAGAGATTTTGAAGATGTTTGGAAAAATATAA
- a CDS encoding PHP domain-containing protein yields MIEFDKLDEFFKSKIILDGQYDGVYYDLHLHTKASDGFLDIKFLKSFLKEKNHLISITDHNEIRKSIKSFEVENINSIPGIEIGCEDGMEILAYFENPKELEEFYKVYLEPYKNRYRMAKSYKSWEYYIEVLKKYKTHTSLPHLNGYAQKNYIRNKKYLEEIIKSVDSIETYNHTLDKVRNLRARDLREKYDLKATFGSDAHTRFDMKSYAKLEKNEMYEELKIIEGAKKLYSIIGLGGKHLKYIFKK; encoded by the coding sequence ATGATTGAATTTGATAAATTAGATGAGTTTTTTAAAAGTAAAATTATATTAGATGGACAGTATGATGGCGTTTACTATGACCTGCACTTACATACGAAAGCTTCAGATGGGTTTTTAGATATAAAATTTTTAAAAAGTTTTTTAAAAGAAAAAAATCATTTGATATCTATAACAGACCACAATGAGATTAGAAAAAGTATTAAATCTTTTGAAGTGGAAAATATAAATTCAATTCCTGGAATAGAGATAGGCTGTGAAGATGGTATGGAAATATTAGCTTATTTTGAAAACCCTAAGGAATTGGAGGAATTTTATAAAGTTTATTTAGAACCTTATAAAAATAGGTATAGGATGGCCAAATCCTATAAATCTTGGGAATACTATATAGAAGTTTTAAAAAAATATAAAACGCATACTTCCCTTCCTCATTTAAATGGATATGCACAGAAAAACTATATAAGAAATAAAAAATATCTAGAAGAAATAATAAAAAGTGTGGATTCTATAGAAACATACAATCATACTTTAGATAAGGTTAGAAACTTAAGAGCCAGAGATCTAAGGGAAAAATATGATTTAAAAGCTACCTTTGGAAGTGATGCACACACTAGGTTTGATATGAAATCCTATGCAAAACTTGAAAAAAATGAAATGTATGAAGAATTAAAAATTATAGAGGGGGCAAAAAAACTTTATTCAATTATTGGATTAGGAGGAAAGCATCTTAAATATATATTTAAAAAATAA
- the gltA gene encoding NADPH-dependent glutamate synthase, which produces MFEIMKKEYLSENIVLMDIKAPKLAKKAMPGEFLIVKVDEFGERIPLTVCDYDRKYETITIIYQIVGKSTEDMAALEVGDHFQDVVGPLGQMSEFVHEDIEELKKQKIVFIAGGVGTAPVYPQVKWFAEQGIEVDVIIGARNKDYVILENEFRALTPNVYVCTDDGSQGLHGRVTDMLSKLVAEDKKYDHVVAIGPMIMMKFVALLTKELNIPTTVSLNPLMVDGTGMCGACRVVIDGEVKFACVDGPEFDGHKVDYDEAQNRLRMKKENKLEHGENKNCPIDHEEVIDPKKRANPRMLEAAARSKCFEEVNLGLTLDEAVRESKRCLECKNPRCVSACPVGIDIPGFIGELKNVEVGKSAEVLAKYTKLASVCGRVCPQEKQCEGSCIVGIKSEPVAIGLLERFVGDWSLKHLEVTSTPKNGKKVGVIGSGPAGLAAAAELATLGYDIDVFESLHKLGGVLTYGIPGFRLPKDIVNGEIGRIEKLGVDFHTNVVVGKTTTVDELLDEGYDAVFIGSGAGLPRFMGIPGENSVGVLSANEFLTRVNLMGGNKEGYHTPTTIGKKVAVVGAGNVSMDAARVAKRLGADSRIVYRRSEEEIPARHEEVEHAMEEGIEFNLLTNPIAVIADETGQVTGLKCVKMELGEADESGRRRPQTIEGSEFVIEADTVIMSIGTMPNDLVTGTTKDLELTRWNTIQTMENKETATSREGVFAGGDIVTGAATVILAMGAGKDAAHEIHEYIKGKN; this is translated from the coding sequence ATGTTTGAAATAATGAAAAAAGAGTATTTGTCAGAAAATATTGTACTTATGGATATTAAAGCTCCTAAGTTAGCTAAAAAAGCTATGCCAGGAGAATTTTTAATAGTAAAGGTAGATGAATTCGGTGAAAGAATTCCTTTAACTGTATGTGATTATGATAGAAAATATGAAACTATAACTATAATCTATCAAATAGTTGGAAAGAGTACTGAAGATATGGCAGCTCTTGAAGTGGGAGATCATTTTCAAGATGTAGTTGGACCTTTGGGACAAATGAGTGAATTTGTTCATGAAGATATAGAAGAATTAAAAAAACAAAAGATCGTTTTTATAGCTGGAGGAGTTGGAACAGCACCAGTATACCCACAGGTTAAATGGTTTGCAGAACAAGGAATAGAAGTAGATGTTATAATTGGAGCTAGAAACAAAGATTATGTTATCTTAGAAAATGAATTTAGAGCTTTAACACCAAATGTATATGTTTGTACAGATGATGGTTCTCAAGGACTTCATGGTAGAGTAACAGATATGCTTTCTAAATTAGTAGCTGAAGATAAAAAATATGATCATGTAGTAGCTATCGGACCTATGATCATGATGAAATTTGTAGCACTATTAACTAAAGAATTAAATATACCAACTACAGTAAGTTTAAACCCATTAATGGTAGATGGAACAGGAATGTGTGGAGCTTGTAGAGTTGTTATCGATGGTGAAGTAAAGTTCGCCTGTGTAGACGGTCCTGAATTTGACGGTCATAAAGTAGACTACGATGAAGCACAAAATAGACTTAGAATGAAAAAAGAAAATAAATTAGAGCATGGTGAAAATAAAAATTGTCCTATTGACCATGAAGAAGTAATTGATCCAAAGAAAAGAGCTAATCCAAGAATGTTAGAGGCAGCAGCTAGAAGTAAGTGTTTTGAGGAAGTTAATTTAGGTCTTACTTTAGATGAAGCAGTAAGAGAATCTAAAAGATGTTTAGAGTGTAAAAACCCTAGATGTGTATCTGCATGTCCTGTAGGAATTGATATTCCAGGATTTATTGGAGAATTAAAGAATGTAGAAGTTGGAAAATCAGCTGAAGTTTTAGCTAAATATACAAAATTAGCATCTGTATGTGGAAGAGTATGTCCTCAAGAGAAGCAATGTGAAGGATCTTGTATAGTTGGTATAAAGAGTGAACCAGTAGCAATCGGACTTTTAGAAAGATTTGTTGGAGACTGGAGCTTAAAGCATCTTGAAGTAACTTCTACACCTAAAAATGGTAAAAAAGTAGGAGTAATCGGAAGTGGACCTGCAGGATTAGCAGCAGCAGCAGAATTAGCTACTTTAGGATATGACATAGATGTATTTGAATCATTACATAAATTAGGTGGAGTATTAACATATGGTATTCCAGGATTTAGATTACCAAAAGACATCGTAAATGGTGAAATTGGAAGAATCGAAAAATTAGGAGTAGATTTCCATACAAATGTAGTAGTAGGAAAGACAACTACTGTAGATGAATTATTAGATGAAGGATACGATGCAGTATTTATCGGAAGTGGAGCAGGATTACCTAGATTCATGGGAATTCCAGGAGAAAACTCAGTAGGAGTTTTATCAGCTAACGAATTTTTAACTAGAGTAAACTTAATGGGTGGAAATAAAGAAGGTTACCATACTCCAACAACTATCGGTAAAAAAGTAGCTGTAGTAGGAGCAGGAAACGTATCTATGGACGCGGCTAGAGTTGCTAAGAGATTAGGAGCAGATTCTCGTATCGTTTATAGAAGAAGTGAGGAAGAAATTCCTGCTAGACATGAAGAAGTAGAACATGCAATGGAAGAGGGAATTGAATTCAACTTATTAACTAACCCTATTGCAGTAATCGCAGATGAAACTGGACAAGTAACTGGATTAAAATGTGTTAAGATGGAATTAGGAGAAGCTGATGAAAGTGGAAGAAGAAGACCACAAACAATAGAGGGATCTGAATTCGTTATCGAAGCTGACACAGTTATCATGTCAATTGGAACTATGCCAAACGACCTAGTAACAGGAACAACTAAGGATCTTGAGTTAACTAGATGGAACACAATCCAAACTATGGAAAATAAGGAAACAGCAACTTCTAGAGAAGGAGTTTTCGCTGGAGGAGACATCGTAACAGGTGCTGCTACAGTAATCTTGGCTATGGGAGCAGGAAAAGATGCTGCCCATGAAATACATGAATATATTAAAGGAAAAAATTAA
- a CDS encoding alpha-amylase family glycosyl hydrolase — MDLRKFLYKGDDLGVTFKEDGTTKIKVWAPNVKNIILNLYSKYDSQRLIFSKNMTKLEEDVWSIILKERETGYLNLDKFFYDFKVKHFDGTEKYALDPYAKSMASFSPDEDIDNIGRGAIISMDSEEAGKKPTSIGISNLGSPTDMVAYEIHIRDFTIGINMKDAGTFKAFYEYDKGIEHLKELGVTHVQFLPIQNYFTVDEGNKKYNELGSSYNWGYDPHNYFTPEGWLAADAENPYGRIKELRNLVNKLHENGIGVIMDVVYNHTYNWDIFENLTPGSYYRMFGESISGGTGAGPTLESRNPMVRKLIIDSIRFFIDEYGIDGFRFDLMGFIDIETMIEIRKAVGDNIILQGEAWNFTDLPINEAPVKGHIANYPHRINLAVFNDSTRDSYLGKIHEKGFVQGNYDFPITDICRAGIIGNIIDYYNKSVSIDLYHRFAYSPNETLQYLSIHDGFTLWDKINLSYDGTMIERARLVKFSLGMLFTSQGKVIIQGGTEIGLTKPLGDRQQPKDPESDRAHTSEFINFDDDIGNITHYHENSYSSSDFVNKIRWRRKENALFKGINDYCSGLIKLRRCANAFRYSTSENIKKGLKFILVDDFNAYRVIAYTLDNTIEYNYGAGIERIPYSKFLVVHNASFETLNLKDEEFLEGMDILVDSGNAGITPIKDTEIVVKDGSLAITGNTTVVLGVRE; from the coding sequence ATGGACCTAAGAAAATTTTTATATAAAGGTGATGATTTAGGAGTTACTTTTAAAGAAGATGGAACCACAAAAATAAAGGTTTGGGCTCCTAATGTAAAAAACATTATTTTAAATTTATACTCTAAATATGATTCACAGAGACTTATTTTTTCTAAAAATATGACTAAACTAGAGGAAGATGTCTGGAGTATTATTTTAAAGGAGAGGGAAACAGGTTATTTAAATCTGGATAAATTTTTTTATGATTTTAAAGTGAAACATTTTGACGGCACTGAAAAATATGCTTTGGACCCCTATGCTAAGTCCATGGCAAGTTTTTCACCAGACGAAGACATAGATAATATAGGGAGAGGGGCCATAATATCTATGGACTCAGAAGAAGCAGGAAAGAAGCCAACTAGTATTGGAATATCTAACCTGGGGTCCCCTACAGATATGGTAGCCTATGAGATCCATATAAGAGATTTTACCATAGGTATAAACATGAAAGATGCAGGTACCTTTAAGGCTTTTTATGAATATGACAAAGGGATAGAACACTTAAAGGAGTTAGGAGTTACCCATGTTCAGTTTTTACCTATACAAAATTATTTTACCGTAGATGAAGGAAATAAAAAATATAATGAGTTGGGATCATCATATAATTGGGGATATGATCCCCATAATTACTTTACACCTGAAGGCTGGTTAGCTGCAGATGCTGAAAATCCATATGGCCGAATCAAAGAGCTGCGAAATTTAGTGAATAAACTCCATGAAAATGGAATTGGAGTTATCATGGATGTAGTTTATAATCATACCTATAATTGGGATATATTTGAAAACTTAACACCGGGATCTTATTATCGTATGTTTGGTGAAAGTATCTCTGGAGGAACAGGAGCAGGACCTACTTTAGAAAGTCGAAACCCCATGGTAAGAAAATTAATTATTGATTCAATAAGATTTTTTATAGATGAATATGGGATAGACGGATTTAGATTTGACCTTATGGGATTTATAGATATAGAGACTATGATAGAGATAAGGAAAGCTGTAGGAGATAATATAATATTACAAGGAGAAGCTTGGAATTTCACCGATCTTCCTATCAATGAAGCTCCTGTAAAGGGGCATATAGCCAATTACCCCCACAGGATAAATTTAGCTGTCTTCAATGATAGTACCAGAGATTCCTACTTAGGGAAAATTCATGAAAAAGGGTTTGTTCAGGGTAATTATGATTTTCCAATTACAGATATATGCAGAGCTGGAATTATAGGAAATATAATAGATTATTACAATAAATCAGTAAGTATAGATCTTTACCATAGATTTGCCTATTCTCCCAATGAAACTTTGCAGTATCTTTCAATTCACGATGGTTTCACCCTTTGGGATAAGATTAATCTATCCTATGATGGAACTATGATAGAAAGAGCTCGTCTTGTAAAATTTAGTTTAGGTATGCTCTTTACCTCTCAAGGAAAGGTAATCATCCAGGGTGGAACAGAGATCGGTCTTACAAAGCCCCTAGGAGACAGACAGCAGCCAAAAGATCCAGAATCAGATAGAGCTCATACATCGGAATTTATCAATTTTGATGATGATATTGGAAATATAACCCACTACCATGAAAATAGTTACTCCTCCTCTGATTTTGTCAATAAAATAAGGTGGAGAAGGAAGGAAAATGCTTTATTTAAAGGAATAAATGATTATTGCAGTGGTTTAATAAAATTAAGAAGGTGTGCTAATGCCTTTAGGTATTCAACTTCAGAAAATATTAAAAAAGGATTGAAATTTATATTGGTTGATGATTTTAATGCTTACAGGGTAATAGCTTATACTTTGGATAATACTATAGAATATAATTATGGAGCTGGGATAGAGAGAATTCCATACAGTAAATTTTTGGTTGTACACAACGCTTCCTTTGAAACTTTAAATTTAAAAGATGAAGAGTTTTTGGAAGGTATGGATATTTTAGTAGACTCAGGAAATGCAGGTATAACTCCAATAAAAGATACAGAGATAGTGGTAAAGGATGGCTCGTTAGCAATTACAGGAAATACAACGGTAGTTTTAGGAGTTAGGGAATAG
- a CDS encoding murein L,D-transpeptidase catalytic domain family protein yields MKKLILFISIFLVYSLSFSTLIDKNLYKKLDTPRLDKKVLNRALEGLSEIDTKNKEVLTIIDYTKSANEKRLFVIDLKKEKIIFDTYVSHGKNTGGEFAKNFSNNIDSLQSSVGFFKTSNTYMGSNGYSMRLDGLEKGINDKARERNIVIHGAKYATESFINKNGRLGRSWGCPAVPLDLSKDLINSIKGGSIVYINGDLNNYQKKTKFYMNF; encoded by the coding sequence ATGAAAAAATTAATATTATTTATATCTATTTTTCTCGTTTATAGTCTGAGTTTCAGTACTCTTATCGATAAGAACCTATATAAAAAATTAGATACACCAAGGTTGGATAAAAAAGTTTTAAACAGGGCTCTTGAAGGGCTATCTGAGATTGATACAAAAAATAAAGAAGTTCTAACCATCATTGACTATACAAAATCAGCCAATGAAAAAAGGTTGTTTGTTATCGACCTAAAAAAAGAAAAAATTATTTTTGATACCTATGTTTCCCACGGTAAAAATACTGGAGGGGAATTTGCTAAAAATTTTTCAAACAATATAGATTCTCTTCAAAGTTCAGTTGGATTTTTTAAAACTTCTAATACCTATATGGGGTCTAATGGATATTCTATGAGATTAGATGGGTTAGAAAAAGGCATCAATGACAAGGCCAGGGAAAGAAATATAGTTATTCATGGGGCAAAATATGCTACAGAATCATTTATAAATAAAAATGGAAGATTGGGTAGAAGCTGGGGATGTCCAGCTGTTCCTCTAGATCTCAGTAAAGATTTGATCAATAGTATTAAAGGTGGAAGCATTGTTTATATCAATGGGGATTTAAACAATTATCAGAAAAAAACAAAGTTCTATATGAACTTCTAA
- a CDS encoding thioredoxin family protein, with protein sequence MTFKELFEVGQTFENYIEMATQSERNRIPKNYSRIELPVDLIDEINEIQEEVYILASGEMWCPDCQLNITVAKKLTEINDNIKLSIISMGRGRKYLMPLLNLEEFKIPTMVILDKNFNQLGLFLEQPKNAKKLEENAENKLFYLKGNFLTDTARELILSMKG encoded by the coding sequence ATGACATTTAAAGAACTTTTTGAGGTAGGACAAACATTTGAAAACTATATAGAAATGGCTACTCAGAGTGAAAGGAATAGAATTCCTAAAAATTATTCCAGAATAGAACTGCCGGTAGATCTAATTGATGAAATCAACGAGATTCAAGAAGAGGTCTATATCTTGGCTAGTGGTGAGATGTGGTGCCCGGATTGCCAATTAAATATAACTGTGGCTAAAAAATTAACTGAAATCAATGACAATATCAAACTTTCTATAATATCTATGGGAAGAGGTAGAAAATATTTAATGCCTCTGCTTAATTTAGAGGAATTTAAAATACCTACAATGGTTATTTTAGATAAAAATTTTAATCAGTTAGGATTATTTTTAGAACAGCCTAAAAATGCAAAAAAATTAGAAGAAAATGCCGAAAATAAATTATTTTATCTTAAGGGAAACTTCCTAACTGACACTGCTAGAGAATTGATCTTATCGATGAAGGGATAA
- a CDS encoding DUF3298 and DUF4163 domain-containing protein — protein MKNLIFMVLISLSILSCNLIENKKETTYQEKSNIYEINWVVPKTSYPEINKEIRRSLKESQADIIKTAKEFHEELLKNNETSSLLPYELKGSYEVIENDLDIYSLIYKTYFYTGGAHGIEGYTVYNISKDTNKPVKLEELIGKDYKKKIIGKINKVIDENNLLKDENPKKISYFVDKITNLEGTSFYFQGKNLVILFPEYVITPYSSGKITFKFPLYKILD, from the coding sequence ATGAAAAATTTAATATTTATGGTTTTAATAAGTTTATCTATTCTCTCCTGTAACCTTATAGAAAACAAGAAAGAAACAACCTATCAAGAAAAAAGCAATATCTATGAGATTAATTGGGTAGTTCCGAAAACATCATACCCAGAAATAAATAAAGAGATAAGAAGATCACTGAAAGAATCCCAGGCAGACATCATAAAAACCGCTAAAGAGTTTCATGAAGAATTACTAAAAAATAACGAGACTTCATCCCTTCTTCCCTATGAATTGAAAGGGAGTTATGAAGTTATAGAAAATGATTTGGATATCTACTCACTTATCTATAAAACCTATTTTTATACAGGGGGAGCCCATGGAATAGAAGGATACACTGTATATAATATATCTAAAGATACCAATAAACCTGTTAAATTAGAGGAGCTGATAGGTAAAGATTATAAGAAAAAGATAATAGGAAAAATAAATAAAGTAATAGATGAAAATAATCTTTTAAAAGATGAAAATCCAAAAAAAATTAGTTATTTTGTAGATAAAATAACTAATTTAGAGGGAACAAGCTTTTATTTCCAAGGGAAAAATCTGGTTATTTTATTTCCAGAATATGTAATCACTCCATATTCAAGTGGAAAAATCACCTTTAAATTTCCCTTATATAAAATTTTAGATTAA
- a CDS encoding alanine racemase: MNINSLTTPCFLLNLDILEGNIKNFQRLADEAETQLWPMLKTHKSTEITRMQVEAGATGVLTGTIDEAEAVVEKSGVKKVMLAYPVLGKANIERIIQLKKKAEVYIALDGKEGAREISQALGSDEIKYLLILDSGLGRFGVEADNVVSAVKIIDSYKNLKFSGICTHTGQVYGVLGKEEVGSIIEMEVSSTEMAVENLKKSNYQCDIVATGTTPTFSEAIKSPYITASRPGNYVFCDAIQVALGAATVEECSLTVMATIVSHPTENLFILDCGSKCLGLDKGAHGSSLIEGFGTVKGHPELLITGLSEEVAKVKINGQTNLKIGSKIEIIPNHSCSAANMTSYMIGYRDKKIERLIEVDIRGNSKKPKIY; encoded by the coding sequence ATGAACATAAACAGTTTAACGACACCTTGTTTTTTACTGAATTTAGATATTTTAGAAGGAAATATTAAAAATTTTCAAAGATTAGCCGATGAAGCTGAAACACAGTTATGGCCTATGCTCAAAACTCATAAAAGTACAGAGATAACCAGAATGCAGGTAGAAGCAGGAGCTACCGGTGTACTCACAGGAACCATCGATGAAGCAGAAGCTGTAGTTGAAAAATCCGGTGTAAAAAAAGTAATGTTAGCTTATCCGGTTTTAGGGAAGGCCAATATAGAGAGGATAATTCAATTAAAAAAGAAAGCTGAGGTCTACATTGCCCTTGATGGAAAAGAGGGAGCTAGAGAGATCTCACAAGCTTTAGGTAGTGATGAAATAAAGTACCTTCTCATCTTAGATTCAGGGTTAGGAAGGTTTGGAGTAGAAGCTGATAACGTAGTTTCAGCAGTAAAAATAATAGATAGTTATAAAAATTTAAAATTTTCAGGTATTTGTACACATACAGGCCAGGTTTATGGAGTTTTAGGAAAGGAAGAAGTAGGTTCTATAATCGAGATGGAGGTTAGTTCCACTGAGATGGCAGTTGAAAATCTAAAAAAATCAAACTACCAATGTGATATTGTAGCCACAGGAACCACACCTACATTCTCTGAAGCTATAAAGTCACCATATATAACAGCCTCTAGACCTGGAAATTATGTATTCTGTGATGCTATACAAGTAGCATTAGGAGCAGCTACAGTGGAGGAGTGCTCCCTTACGGTTATGGCTACTATTGTTTCCCATCCAACTGAAAATTTGTTTATTTTAGATTGTGGAAGTAAATGTTTAGGTTTAGATAAAGGAGCACACGGTAGTTCACTTATCGAGGGATTTGGGACTGTAAAGGGTCATCCAGAGCTTCTAATTACCGGTCTTTCAGAGGAAGTTGCTAAAGTTAAAATTAACGGGCAAACAAATCTAAAGATAGGCTCAAAAATAGAGATAATCCCTAATCATAGCTGTTCTGCTGCAAATATGACCAGCTATATGATTGGTTATCGAGACAAAAAGATAGAACGTTTAATAGAGGTAGATATCAGAGGGAACTCTAAAAAGCCAAAAATATATTAA